The following are from one region of the Coffea eugenioides isolate CCC68of chromosome 2, Ceug_1.0, whole genome shotgun sequence genome:
- the LOC113759816 gene encoding uncharacterized protein LOC113759816: protein MGVCVTKMEAYDHLKVVGFIKGYNNWIAHGELSNYNEATSNSENTSIGVSNGTNDMQDLVHDVFGIPHGTNELNREGDIPVSEAEKFYKLIDDSQQDLYSGCKNFSKLSFIIRLLHLKCLGKMSNKIFNMLVELLREAFPEAMTNLPSSYYEAEKLMNTLGLGYEKIDACPNDCSLYWGSAEKRTSCETCNELRWVASENDPTGEKRKIPQKVLWHFPLKPRLQRLFMSSKIASQMRWHEEKRTKDGCMRHPADSPAWQTFDHLHPEFAKDCRNVRLGLASDGFNPFNNMSSTHSTWPVVLIPYNLPPWMCMKQPYFMLSLLIPGPSSPGNNIDVYLQPLVKELTELWDFGIQTYDASQKENFQLHVALLWTISDFPGYAMLSGWSTKGEYACPVCHKFTHARRLTHSFKYCYMGHRRFLDSKHKFRKQAQFFDGTEEHGKRPPLQTGDMIVSELGDLQIKFGKLVKGNPKLPFNWKKRSIFFDLPYWKDNVLRHNLDFMHIEKNVCENIWGTLLDTEDKQRIIIIPAVI, encoded by the coding sequence ATGGGTGTTTGTGTGACAAAAATGGAAGCATATGATCATTTGAAAGTGGTAGGATTTATCAAGGGTTATAATAATTGGATAGCACATGGAGAACTTTCAAACTACAATGAAGCCACATCTAATTCTGAAAATACATCAATTGGGGTTTCAAATGGGACTAATGACATGCAAGACTTGGTCCATGATGTATTTGGGATACCACATGGAACAAATGAATTGAATAGAGAAGGGGACATTCCTGTTTCAGAGGctgaaaaattttacaaattgatTGATGATTCTCAACAGGATTTGTACAGTGGTTGCAAAAATTTCTCGAAATTGTCTTTCATTATTCGTTTGCTTCACCTAAAATGCCTGGGTAAGATGAGTAACAAGATTTTTAATATGCTTGTTGAGCTGTTGAGAGAAGCATTTCCGGAGGCCATGACTAATTTGCCGTCTTCTTACTATGAGGCTGAGAAATTGATGAATACATTGGGGCTGGGTTATGAAAAGATCGATGCATGTCCTAATGATTGTTCTCTTTATTGGGGTAGTGCTGAAAAAAGAACTTCATGCGAAACATGTAACGAGCTTAGGTGGGTTGCTTCAGAAAATGATCCAACtggggaaaaaaggaaaattcctcaaaaagtGTTGTGGCATTTTCCCTTAAAACCTAGATTACAAAGActatttatgtcttctaaaattgcatctcaaatGAGATGGCATGAGGAAAAACGTACAAAAGATGGTTGTATGAGACATCCAGCTGATTCTCCAGCTTGGCAAACTTTTGACCATCTACATCCAGAATTTGCTAAGGATTGTCGAAATGTTAGATTGGGGTTGGCATCTGACGGGTTTAATCCATTCAACAACATGAGTTCTACACACAGTACTTGGCCTGTAGTTTTAATACCATATAACTTACCTCCGTGGATGTGTATGAAGCAACCGTACTTCATGTTGTCTTTGTTAATACCCGGACCATCCTCTCCTGGGAATAATATTGATGTTTATCTACAGCCTCTAGTTAAAGAACTGACCGAATTGTGGGATTTTGGCATTCAAACTTATGATGcatcccaaaaagaaaattttcaactgCATGTGGCTCTGTTGTGGACCATTAGTGATTTCCCTGGATATGCAATGTTATCTGGCTGGAGCACTAAAGGTGAATATGCTTGTCCTGTTTGTCACAAGTTCACTCATGCACGACGGTTGACTCATAGTTTCAAATATTGCTACATGGGTCATCGGAGATTCTTAGATAGTAAGCATAAATTTAGAAAGCAAGCCCAATTCTTTGATGGCACCGAAGAACATGGAAAGCGACCACCTTTGCAAACCGGGGATATGATTGTGAGTGAATTGGGAGACTtgcaaattaaatttggaaaacttGTGAAAGGTAATCCGAAGCTGCCTTTCAATTGGAAAAAGAGGAGTATTTTCTTTGACTTGCCATATTGGAAAGATAATGTCTTAAGACACAATCTTGACTTCATGCACATTGAGAAGAATGTTTGTGAAAACATTTGGGGGACATTGCTGGACACCGAGGATAAACAAAGGATCATTATAATTCCCGCCGTGATTTGA